A genomic stretch from Vibrio coralliilyticus includes:
- the hsdR gene encoding type I restriction-modification system endonuclease — MAKSNFEFLKGVNDFLFAIARAAEKNYPDDPNTTLVKLRIFGEATAKHLAKLLDIDVPENQNELLRELGKIPFVDDSILRVFHKLRRIGNQAVHEYHNDLDDAAMCLRLAFRLAVWYYRLVTKNYGFAVPEFALPTSQSGQQFEQEILSLKQQLELAKQSKTQTKAEVEAQKAKLTALNGYISVLESKQEETQEQSDARIAALSAKLKEKEVELSTKTEVERKAYRKQIANEASKRSLNLDEAETRYLIDAQLRKAGWDADTNNLKFSKGTRPEVGRNMAIAEWPTGVDEAGKTGFADYVLFVGLKPVAVVEAKQQNKDVAAKLTEAYRYSKYFEHDFLRSELEALASDQEQLDKVAEAIPKYIHTWNGSAAGETYKVPFCFSANGRDYRAAVKTKSGIWYRDVRHATNMPKALPEWHSPEELLAKLEDDVHYQNSWFSKNADMSDLGLRYYQEEAVQAVEKAIVSGQQDILLAMATGTGKTRTAIALMYRLIQSQRFKRVLFLVDRTSLGKQALDSFEDTNIKGDTFNAIFNIKGLTDRFPEDSTKIHVATVQSLVKRTLQSDEVMPVGRYDCIIVDEAHRGYILDKEQTEGEEKFRNQQDFISSYRRIIDHFDAVKVALTATPALHTIDIFGGEQQKPVYRYSYRKAVIDGYLCDQEPPIKIMTKLSKDGLYLSQGTEVQRLSNQGELLNDQLEDEQGFEVADFNRTLIASNFNKVVCEELTNHIDPVNHVDPTNPQKTLVFCVNNTHADMVVEELRSAFKAKYPELEHDAIIKITGDSDKDSTKVQSMITRFNKERLPNIVVTVDLLTTGIDIPSICNLVFMRKVRSRILYEQMKGRATRLCPQAGKTSFRIFDAVDLYSTLQSVDTMRPVVVCPQVELQTLVNEITDSETYKTIEADGRSFAEHSHEQLVSKLQRIVSHAQFNRNKSKQVDEHIKRIDEVCLNSAGCDFASLPKTLKDKGPKWSAEVFNKVTNLVSRLESLKSDINALRDMPIFTDVHDEIVEVKQTYGEFDNAEDFLEAFDKLVGASSNQQEALDIIINQPRDLTRKGLIELQEWFDNQNFNDSTLRSAWKTAKNQDIAAKLIGHIRRASIGDALMPFEQRVDLALERIKAANDWNDEQLSWLDRLAASIKDKVILDDDTFKTGNYKRKGGKRKLMNVFNDELDSILTQFNEYMWDEPA; from the coding sequence ATGGCTAAATCGAACTTCGAATTTCTCAAAGGAGTGAATGATTTCCTATTCGCGATTGCTCGCGCTGCTGAGAAAAACTACCCAGACGATCCAAACACTACTTTAGTTAAGCTGCGTATATTTGGTGAGGCTACTGCTAAACACCTCGCCAAACTGCTTGATATCGATGTTCCGGAAAACCAAAACGAGTTATTGAGAGAATTGGGTAAAATCCCCTTTGTCGATGATTCCATTCTCAGAGTGTTTCACAAACTTCGTAGAATAGGTAACCAAGCAGTACACGAATACCATAACGACCTAGACGATGCAGCAATGTGTCTGCGTTTAGCCTTCCGTTTAGCGGTTTGGTATTACCGTTTGGTCACTAAAAACTATGGTTTTGCTGTTCCTGAGTTTGCTCTACCAACTTCGCAAAGCGGTCAGCAGTTTGAGCAAGAAATTCTGTCGCTAAAGCAACAGCTTGAATTAGCCAAACAGTCAAAAACACAGACCAAAGCTGAAGTGGAAGCCCAAAAGGCCAAGCTTACTGCACTTAATGGCTACATCTCCGTCTTAGAAAGTAAGCAAGAAGAAACGCAAGAGCAGTCAGATGCTCGCATTGCAGCCTTGAGCGCTAAGCTTAAAGAGAAAGAGGTTGAGCTTTCAACTAAGACAGAGGTAGAACGTAAAGCCTACCGTAAGCAAATTGCCAATGAAGCTAGCAAGCGTTCTCTAAATTTAGATGAAGCAGAAACGCGCTATTTAATTGATGCTCAGCTTCGTAAAGCAGGCTGGGATGCCGACACCAACAACCTAAAGTTCTCAAAGGGTACTAGACCAGAAGTCGGTCGCAACATGGCGATTGCGGAATGGCCAACGGGTGTTGATGAGGCGGGCAAAACTGGTTTCGCTGATTATGTACTGTTCGTTGGGTTAAAACCCGTTGCCGTGGTAGAGGCCAAGCAGCAAAACAAAGATGTGGCAGCAAAACTCACCGAAGCCTACCGTTACAGCAAATATTTTGAGCACGACTTTTTACGCAGTGAATTAGAAGCCCTCGCGAGTGACCAAGAACAACTAGATAAAGTTGCCGAAGCCATTCCCAAGTATATCCACACTTGGAATGGCAGCGCTGCGGGCGAAACGTATAAAGTTCCTTTCTGCTTCTCGGCCAACGGTCGTGACTACCGTGCGGCGGTAAAAACCAAGAGTGGCATTTGGTATCGCGATGTACGTCATGCCACCAATATGCCTAAGGCGCTGCCAGAATGGCACAGTCCTGAAGAGCTGCTCGCTAAGCTTGAAGACGATGTTCATTACCAAAACAGCTGGTTTAGCAAGAACGCAGATATGAGCGACCTTGGCTTGCGCTATTACCAGGAAGAAGCCGTGCAAGCGGTAGAAAAAGCCATAGTTTCTGGCCAGCAAGACATCTTACTTGCCATGGCGACAGGTACGGGTAAAACGCGCACCGCTATTGCGCTTATGTATCGCTTAATTCAGTCACAGCGTTTTAAGCGTGTGCTGTTCTTAGTTGATAGAACCTCACTGGGTAAACAGGCGCTAGACTCGTTTGAAGATACCAACATCAAAGGCGATACCTTTAACGCTATCTTCAACATTAAAGGGCTAACTGACCGTTTCCCTGAGGACAGCACCAAAATCCATGTTGCCACGGTGCAATCACTGGTTAAGCGCACGTTACAGAGTGATGAAGTGATGCCTGTAGGCCGTTACGACTGCATCATTGTTGATGAAGCGCACCGTGGATACATACTCGATAAAGAGCAAACCGAAGGTGAAGAGAAGTTCCGTAATCAGCAAGACTTTATCTCTTCTTACCGTCGTATTATTGATCATTTTGATGCGGTAAAAGTGGCACTGACCGCAACGCCAGCGTTGCACACCATTGATATCTTCGGTGGAGAGCAGCAAAAGCCCGTTTACCGTTACAGCTATCGTAAAGCGGTGATTGATGGCTACCTGTGCGACCAAGAACCACCGATTAAGATCATGACCAAACTTAGCAAAGACGGGCTCTATCTATCACAAGGTACCGAAGTTCAGCGTTTATCCAATCAAGGTGAACTGCTCAATGATCAGCTTGAAGACGAGCAAGGCTTTGAAGTTGCCGACTTTAACCGTACCTTAATCGCCTCGAATTTTAATAAAGTGGTGTGTGAAGAGCTGACCAATCATATCGATCCTGTTAACCATGTAGATCCTACCAATCCGCAAAAAACCTTAGTATTTTGTGTGAATAACACTCATGCGGATATGGTGGTGGAAGAGCTGCGCAGTGCGTTTAAGGCTAAGTATCCTGAGCTTGAGCATGACGCCATCATTAAAATCACCGGTGATTCCGATAAAGATTCCACCAAAGTGCAATCCATGATCACTCGCTTTAATAAAGAGCGTTTGCCAAACATCGTGGTTACCGTGGATTTGCTCACCACTGGTATCGATATTCCAAGCATTTGTAATTTGGTTTTCATGCGCAAGGTTCGCAGCCGAATTCTCTATGAACAGATGAAAGGCCGTGCGACTCGCTTATGCCCACAAGCGGGTAAAACCTCATTCCGTATTTTTGATGCGGTCGATCTCTATTCTACGCTGCAAAGTGTCGATACCATGCGCCCTGTGGTGGTGTGCCCTCAAGTGGAATTGCAAACACTGGTTAACGAAATTACTGACTCAGAAACTTATAAAACCATCGAAGCCGATGGCCGCAGTTTTGCCGAGCATAGCCACGAGCAACTGGTGTCTAAGCTGCAACGCATCGTTAGCCATGCACAGTTTAACCGCAATAAATCCAAACAAGTGGATGAGCACATTAAACGCATTGATGAAGTGTGTTTAAACAGTGCAGGGTGTGATTTTGCCAGCTTACCGAAAACCCTTAAAGACAAAGGGCCAAAATGGTCGGCAGAAGTGTTTAACAAAGTGACTAACCTAGTTAGCCGACTCGAGAGCTTAAAGAGTGATATTAACGCCCTGCGTGATATGCCTATTTTTACCGACGTGCATGATGAAATTGTCGAAGTGAAACAAACGTATGGCGAGTTCGATAATGCGGAAGACTTCTTGGAAGCGTTTGATAAATTGGTCGGGGCTTCAAGCAACCAGCAAGAAGCGCTAGACATTATCATCAATCAACCACGGGATTTGACCCGCAAAGGATTGATTGAGCTGCAAGAGTGGTTCGATAACCAAAACTTCAACGATTCGACTCTGCGCAGCGCATGGAAAACCGCCAAAAACCAAGACATAGCGGCTAAGCTCATTGGGCATATTCGCCGAGCCTCCATTGGCGATGCGCTAATGCCGTTTGAACAACGGGTTGATTTAGCTTTGGAACGCATTAAGGCCGCTAACGATTGGAACGATGAGCAGTTGAGCTGGTTAGATAGATTAGCCGCTTCTATCAAGGATAAAGTCATACTCGATGATGACACCTTTAAAACGGGTAACTACAAGCGAAAAGGTGGTAAACGTAAGCTTATGAACGTCTTCAATGACGAATTAGACAGCATACTCACCCAATTCAATGAATATATGTGGGATGAACCCGCCTAA
- the csm6 gene encoding CRISPR-associated ring nuclease Csm6, with the protein MKNILLAITGASPQVLTETLFAIHQSGRPFPDEIYVITTKSGKPPLVNGLFRDGHLQTMFNEYSMPAVTFDESHIWIIEDGQGNQINDAKSIEDQTYMADYITRRVHELTQREDTAIHASLAGGRKTMAFYFGYAMSLFGREQDTLSHVFVEDEFEFVRDFWYPTKQPKWVTGKNGQGEVDVSKATVTLAEIPFVRQRNSIDESLVLSMATHSFSQTVGMLNACHNEDFSVTVNTKAKFVTVVGVDIKFTAKELAFYLWLLEFGEAGLLVDRGFEQNIQYSESYLKQYGELARDPRVFATFNTTPEDYLDGDFSQLKGMEKEFLQPLCSTINRKLKNALPNDLANILEIKSLSEAHNQRYFITLGKNNCIISQ; encoded by the coding sequence ATGAAAAATATCCTTCTTGCGATAACAGGTGCTAGTCCTCAGGTATTAACGGAAACGCTGTTTGCGATTCATCAAAGTGGCAGACCGTTTCCTGATGAAATTTATGTCATCACAACGAAAAGCGGTAAGCCTCCTCTGGTCAATGGTCTGTTCCGAGATGGACATCTTCAAACCATGTTCAATGAATATTCAATGCCAGCGGTAACTTTTGATGAAAGCCATATCTGGATAATTGAAGATGGCCAGGGTAATCAGATTAATGATGCCAAGTCCATTGAAGACCAAACCTATATGGCAGACTACATCACTCGCAGAGTGCATGAACTTACCCAGCGAGAGGACACTGCGATTCACGCATCTTTAGCTGGTGGTCGAAAAACCATGGCATTTTACTTTGGTTATGCCATGTCGTTGTTTGGGCGAGAGCAGGATACCTTAAGTCATGTGTTTGTTGAAGACGAATTCGAATTTGTCCGTGATTTCTGGTATCCGACCAAGCAGCCTAAATGGGTTACCGGCAAGAACGGGCAGGGTGAGGTAGATGTAAGCAAAGCAACAGTTACCTTAGCTGAGATTCCCTTTGTTAGACAGAGAAACTCGATTGATGAGAGTTTAGTCTTATCAATGGCTACACACTCATTCAGTCAAACAGTCGGTATGCTCAATGCTTGCCACAACGAAGATTTTTCTGTGACGGTTAATACCAAAGCGAAGTTCGTCACAGTGGTAGGTGTAGACATTAAATTCACTGCAAAAGAATTGGCCTTTTATCTATGGCTACTAGAGTTTGGGGAAGCTGGTTTACTGGTCGATAGAGGTTTCGAACAGAACATCCAATACAGTGAATCATATCTGAAGCAATACGGCGAGCTCGCAAGAGATCCCCGCGTGTTTGCTACCTTTAATACCACTCCCGAAGATTATCTAGACGGTGATTTCTCCCAATTGAAAGGAATGGAAAAAGAATTCCTACAACCTTTGTGTTCCACCATCAATCGCAAGCTTAAAAACGCATTACCTAATGACCTTGCGAATATACTTGAAATAAAGTCGTTATCAGAAGCTCATAATCAGCGTTATTTTATTACGTTAGGTAAGAATAATTGTATTATTAGTCAATGA
- a CDS encoding OmpA family protein yields the protein MLELNSQPQDQETDDSGVWLSVGDLMSVVLMIFALLLISALVQISEAHEETQNTRIVIIKDINDALESAGIEVHADPSTGDISIMDSILFDVNDYRLKPSGKEFLDNFVPIYTKVIFKDEATAKEISRIVIEGHSSSEGMFERNMSLSVMRANSVSAYISSMSFNNKPEFFNKVAISGRGSIEANQDQAVPTDRKVKFRFQFKDDEFLGYFSEVKRVE from the coding sequence ATGTTGGAGCTCAACTCTCAGCCTCAGGACCAAGAGACCGACGATTCGGGTGTGTGGCTATCCGTTGGGGATCTTATGTCAGTTGTGCTGATGATATTTGCACTACTGCTTATCAGTGCGTTAGTGCAAATATCAGAAGCACACGAAGAAACACAGAACACCCGTATTGTGATAATCAAGGACATCAATGATGCGCTGGAGAGTGCGGGTATTGAAGTACATGCAGATCCAAGTACGGGCGACATCTCCATTATGGATTCCATACTATTCGATGTGAATGATTATCGTTTGAAACCATCGGGTAAAGAGTTTCTGGATAATTTTGTGCCTATTTATACCAAGGTGATTTTCAAAGATGAGGCAACGGCCAAGGAGATTTCACGCATCGTCATTGAAGGACACTCAAGTTCAGAGGGTATGTTTGAACGGAACATGTCGCTAAGTGTGATGCGTGCGAACAGCGTGTCAGCATATATTAGCAGTATGAGCTTTAATAATAAGCCAGAGTTTTTTAATAAGGTCGCTATCTCTGGTCGTGGTTCGATAGAAGCGAATCAAGATCAAGCTGTCCCAACTGACCGGAAAGTAAAATTCCGTTTTCAATTTAAGGATGATGAATTCTTGGGGTATTTTTCAGAGGTAAAACGTGTCGAGTAA
- a CDS encoding HNH endonuclease produces MKLSVNFNMLKRAVNLMEPEVEGEFHLELEETTINKIDTELAQGKDVELKDVDIDSGLLSYQGRQVLLYIKDHGNNVQNVIHNPEMGNRFHVTDCSKLKSMRSEGRFERYVVINDTSGEFPISGQNYHSRQLDEGKAKLKVCKFCLGQLNYQGYSSGGNRNSIFDGFDMSEFFQTYSSFFPHMPARAAETAQTGYTDDWSKVSSRYRVENNFECKECGVNLRSNRPLLHVHHMNGVKSDNRPDNLKALCIDCHSKQPLHSHMVLSHSERQQINDLRNKQGLLEGLGHWKAVFDYSDPGVHGVLHACRKQSYMLPEVAHYIRDDFDEPIARLELAWPKHKFGVAIANIDIEEAQGLGWQIVSAHEFLENYRSHGNILRS; encoded by the coding sequence ATGAAGCTCAGCGTTAACTTTAATATGTTGAAGAGAGCCGTTAATTTAATGGAACCTGAGGTAGAAGGTGAATTTCACCTTGAACTTGAGGAAACAACAATCAATAAAATTGATACTGAGTTGGCGCAAGGAAAGGATGTTGAGCTTAAAGATGTCGACATAGATTCAGGCCTTCTTAGTTATCAAGGTCGACAAGTCCTTTTGTATATTAAGGACCACGGCAACAATGTTCAAAACGTGATTCATAACCCTGAAATGGGGAATCGGTTCCATGTTACGGATTGTTCTAAGTTGAAGTCGATGCGTTCAGAGGGGCGCTTTGAAAGGTATGTGGTGATCAACGACACGTCTGGTGAATTTCCCATTTCAGGTCAAAACTACCACTCCCGTCAACTTGATGAAGGAAAGGCGAAACTTAAGGTCTGTAAGTTTTGTTTGGGACAACTTAACTATCAAGGCTACTCAAGTGGTGGAAATCGTAACTCCATATTTGATGGTTTTGATATGAGCGAGTTCTTTCAGACTTATAGCTCCTTCTTTCCTCACATGCCGGCCCGTGCCGCTGAAACAGCACAAACAGGTTACACCGACGATTGGTCAAAAGTATCTTCTCGATACCGTGTGGAAAATAATTTTGAGTGTAAAGAGTGCGGTGTGAATTTACGCTCTAACCGCCCATTACTGCATGTACACCACATGAATGGGGTCAAGTCTGATAATCGACCAGATAATCTAAAAGCTCTTTGTATTGATTGCCACAGTAAACAACCGCTTCACAGCCACATGGTATTGAGTCATTCAGAAAGGCAGCAGATCAATGACCTTCGAAATAAGCAAGGGTTGTTAGAGGGTCTTGGCCACTGGAAAGCTGTGTTTGATTATTCAGACCCTGGCGTACATGGTGTTCTACATGCGTGCCGAAAACAGTCATATATGCTACCGGAAGTTGCTCATTACATTCGAGATGATTTTGATGAGCCAATCGCAAGGCTAGAGCTTGCTTGGCCAAAGCATAAGTTTGGAGTGGCCATCGCAAACATTGATATTGAAGAGGCTCAAGGGCTTGGATGGCAAATCGTAAGCGCCCATGAGTTTTTGGAAAACTACCGTTCACATGGCAACATTTTGAGGAGTTAG
- a CDS encoding chemotaxis protein — protein MSYILLLITEAIEYISAELIIVTITVMFSYFILASISTVRRTSATLSSLRKIAALHSNGKIEQSKLTPQQQSWVARHLVINSSRDGYYELEMRGAAIAAKHAISTLAPATDLNKYKPIPAILTSLGITGTFIGITVGLSGFSMVGDSTELLTTAMKLLEGMNTAFYTSLVGLMSSAIFMIWMKVCAHQVAGNLNKFNKHLSKHYVEVSAVDYLKNLSGESQNEVIDAQRRSALAMEALGDNMSQIMVELQSLVKGFNSSEVADAVSGAVSQSIEHQLTPVMHEIRSELAQLKEIKEQNQKELVQELINEMKLELITPVVSELEKTSEALTTSNHVSEELNKNVEKVITSTAETVNTINGFQEETMVKLQAFAESLKEILASFKDDTQGAMTTIAIEVKSMLDGASAGLTQQKEAFELSAQKAATSFEGIKSSMELALDERQDKEAALFDGVEQRIDNLINGSSEAFKAQTDVLESVGQQASTLMTSAKEELEAGLGDIDTKVKSMSTTVQAELEAFRQQYQENLSAYFEKQNELLESNLGKQRDGLNSVVDNFRTVFEQEYQTRHNLLAKLTVQHEHLQKSAETIEKVAEAVGLNSTSKMAELQDAAHTMSAEIAKLKREYVNASKAFSNVANDMPKAMESYFKRANESFEVFFKDFDDSASKIHNKLSQAAGYLINAQVQRREFEADEVNS, from the coding sequence ATGTCGTATATTTTATTGTTGATCACCGAAGCCATTGAATACATCAGTGCAGAGCTCATCATCGTTACTATTACAGTAATGTTCTCTTATTTCATTTTGGCTAGTATCAGTACTGTTAGGAGGACGTCGGCAACTCTGTCTTCATTACGGAAGATTGCTGCTTTACATTCCAATGGAAAAATAGAGCAATCAAAGCTAACTCCACAACAGCAATCATGGGTAGCCCGCCATCTGGTGATTAACAGTAGCCGTGATGGTTATTATGAGCTGGAAATGCGAGGGGCTGCCATCGCCGCCAAACATGCCATTTCTACATTGGCTCCAGCAACGGATCTTAACAAATACAAGCCAATACCAGCAATATTAACAAGTTTGGGTATTACCGGGACATTCATTGGTATTACGGTAGGCCTAAGTGGCTTTTCAATGGTAGGGGACTCAACTGAACTGTTAACAACAGCAATGAAGCTTTTAGAAGGTATGAATACGGCATTTTATACCTCACTAGTGGGCTTAATGAGTTCGGCAATTTTCATGATTTGGATGAAAGTTTGTGCTCATCAAGTCGCTGGTAACCTAAATAAGTTTAATAAGCACCTTTCAAAGCACTATGTAGAAGTGAGTGCGGTTGATTATCTTAAAAACCTTTCGGGTGAGAGCCAGAACGAAGTTATTGATGCTCAACGTCGTTCTGCACTTGCGATGGAGGCTTTAGGTGACAATATGTCTCAAATAATGGTTGAGCTTCAATCATTGGTGAAAGGATTCAACTCTTCGGAGGTTGCAGATGCTGTATCGGGTGCTGTGTCGCAGTCTATCGAACATCAATTGACTCCTGTCATGCATGAAATTCGTAGTGAACTCGCCCAACTTAAAGAAATTAAAGAGCAGAATCAGAAAGAGCTGGTCCAAGAGTTAATTAATGAAATGAAGCTAGAGCTCATTACGCCTGTTGTCTCTGAGCTTGAAAAAACGTCAGAAGCTCTGACGACAAGTAACCATGTATCAGAAGAATTAAATAAGAATGTTGAAAAGGTAATTACTAGCACAGCGGAAACAGTAAATACCATCAACGGATTTCAAGAAGAAACGATGGTTAAACTCCAAGCGTTTGCAGAGTCATTGAAAGAGATCCTTGCAAGTTTTAAAGATGACACCCAAGGAGCAATGACGACGATAGCTATAGAAGTTAAATCCATGCTTGATGGTGCTAGTGCGGGATTAACGCAGCAAAAAGAAGCCTTTGAGTTAAGTGCTCAGAAAGCAGCGACGTCGTTTGAAGGTATTAAGTCCTCCATGGAACTCGCACTTGATGAACGTCAAGATAAAGAAGCAGCTCTATTTGATGGTGTTGAACAACGAATTGATAACTTGATAAATGGTTCAAGTGAGGCATTCAAAGCACAAACGGATGTTTTAGAAAGCGTTGGTCAACAGGCCTCTACGTTGATGACATCCGCAAAAGAGGAGTTGGAAGCAGGGCTTGGCGATATCGATACGAAAGTCAAATCAATGTCTACAACTGTACAAGCTGAATTGGAGGCGTTCCGTCAGCAATACCAAGAGAATTTGAGTGCTTACTTTGAAAAACAAAATGAGCTATTGGAATCAAACTTAGGCAAACAAAGAGATGGCTTAAACAGTGTGGTCGATAACTTCCGTACGGTTTTTGAGCAAGAGTATCAAACGCGTCATAATCTTCTTGCAAAGCTAACGGTTCAACACGAGCACTTGCAAAAATCTGCGGAAACTATCGAAAAAGTAGCAGAAGCCGTTGGGCTTAACTCGACATCTAAAATGGCAGAGCTTCAAGACGCGGCGCATACGATGAGTGCAGAGATTGCTAAGTTGAAGAGAGAGTATGTTAACGCATCTAAAGCATTCAGTAATGTAGCTAATGATATGCCTAAAGCGATGGAAAGTTACTTTAAACGTGCGAATGAAAGCTTTGAAGTTTTCTTTAAAGATTTTGACGATTCGGCTAGTAAGATTCACAACAAACTTTCTCAAGCAGCAGGCTATTTGATCAATGCGCAAGTTCAACGGCGTGAATTTGAAGCTGATGAGGTAAATAGCTAA
- a CDS encoding EH signature domain-containing protein yields the protein MSSNLFNFELPRLPEMNSVESLSFDEYFHGSLKDQVLPNFPPRTLAQLVALVDEGKSDTISVLEWLEVIENESYWGGLTPSQELEACRAVWMIICTSSTLGGIAYFKAALAAQGQPSSMVQPLLASMTIVRGVQGLHQICVQKIDWITAIQNKDYAALAQACYQANVAPRKRIRQLMLPNANKYGERIIPHLADCTSMAPTESDQVWLGSCFQELKTTSHRVAFCDKILLNYGARLKQGVLLSLLEELCLPNSEYSLWYQLSDNALQKLKSLFNLTSFSELQAITNKLLGRDMAQNLSIPEEQQNQLRGRTLFWSNYSEKFDRLRVILPRGTKDLLEYSGLRFSEQVSVFKQQKANNVEVFIFGLGKLIVVEVLRGPISESRFYKNNKWNAERLFNSEFNSLDELRELAQVEVHDHVFLWQYYCEKLLRTQFKVTPNESLSNFAGLSRHKSRYSHSSGLAKPTLDRINERKEMLEIWLEKFWTCEFATTKYGKEDPKQNEGTLSLIKAQVYKQLGDSEKEHHYLKQASDSGNTEAKYRYGTSLIKGDAQARKEGERHMLESAKKGHKSAEEFIKKFGISEYAEKRSIFKKHLISLNKASKIWIGFHHEKGWVELDRNLIENRPESKGEMIFINMSKGEMFFEEKRNWKEPLFIFAPTYIDFASDKQLQELETIFTRYNIKIK from the coding sequence GTGTCGAGTAACTTATTCAATTTTGAATTACCACGTCTACCAGAGATGAACAGCGTTGAGTCTCTATCGTTTGATGAATATTTCCACGGGTCTTTAAAAGACCAAGTCCTGCCCAACTTTCCGCCTAGAACATTGGCTCAGTTAGTTGCATTAGTAGATGAAGGGAAGAGCGACACGATATCTGTACTCGAATGGCTGGAGGTTATTGAAAATGAGAGCTACTGGGGGGGCCTTACTCCAAGTCAAGAGTTAGAGGCCTGTAGGGCAGTTTGGATGATCATTTGTACATCCTCTACGTTAGGTGGTATCGCGTATTTTAAAGCAGCGTTGGCTGCACAAGGACAACCTTCAAGTATGGTCCAGCCCCTTTTAGCTAGCATGACTATCGTGCGTGGAGTACAAGGTTTACATCAAATTTGTGTACAGAAAATAGATTGGATTACAGCAATTCAAAACAAGGATTACGCTGCATTGGCTCAGGCTTGTTACCAAGCGAATGTGGCCCCTCGAAAACGTATCAGGCAGTTAATGTTGCCCAATGCTAACAAATACGGTGAACGAATTATCCCTCATTTAGCTGATTGCACCTCAATGGCGCCAACCGAGAGTGACCAAGTATGGTTAGGTTCTTGTTTTCAAGAGCTTAAAACGACCAGCCACAGGGTAGCATTCTGCGATAAAATACTACTTAACTACGGAGCACGGTTGAAACAAGGTGTACTCTTGTCATTACTTGAGGAGCTGTGCCTGCCTAATAGTGAATACAGCCTTTGGTATCAGTTGAGCGATAACGCACTACAAAAGCTGAAATCATTGTTCAATTTGACTAGCTTTTCTGAGCTGCAGGCTATCACGAACAAGCTCTTGGGGCGCGATATGGCGCAAAACCTGTCAATACCAGAAGAACAGCAGAATCAGCTTCGTGGTCGTACCCTGTTTTGGTCAAACTACAGCGAAAAATTTGACCGTTTGAGGGTAATTCTTCCAAGAGGGACTAAAGACTTGCTAGAGTATAGCGGACTTAGGTTCTCTGAACAGGTGTCAGTATTCAAACAGCAGAAAGCAAATAATGTCGAAGTATTTATATTTGGATTAGGAAAACTGATTGTAGTTGAAGTACTGCGAGGGCCGATTAGTGAGTCTCGTTTCTACAAGAACAACAAATGGAACGCAGAACGTTTGTTTAATAGCGAGTTCAACTCATTGGATGAACTGCGTGAGCTGGCACAAGTTGAAGTCCATGATCATGTGTTTTTATGGCAATACTACTGCGAAAAGCTATTACGCACTCAGTTTAAAGTTACTCCCAATGAGTCACTTTCAAATTTTGCCGGTTTAAGTCGTCATAAATCACGTTATTCGCACAGCAGTGGTTTAGCCAAGCCCACATTAGACAGGATAAATGAGCGCAAGGAGATGCTCGAAATATGGTTAGAAAAGTTTTGGACATGTGAGTTTGCGACCACCAAATATGGTAAAGAAGACCCGAAACAGAACGAAGGCACATTATCGCTTATAAAAGCACAAGTTTATAAGCAACTCGGTGACAGTGAAAAAGAACATCATTACTTAAAGCAAGCTTCAGATTCAGGTAACACCGAGGCGAAGTATCGTTATGGTACTTCACTTATCAAAGGGGATGCGCAAGCTCGCAAAGAAGGCGAGCGACATATGTTAGAGAGCGCTAAAAAAGGCCACAAGTCTGCAGAAGAGTTTATCAAGAAATTTGGAATATCTGAGTATGCAGAGAAGCGTTCAATTTTTAAGAAGCACCTTATTAGCCTAAACAAGGCTAGTAAAATTTGGATTGGTTTTCACCACGAGAAAGGCTGGGTAGAGTTAGATCGAAACCTTATTGAAAACAGGCCGGAATCAAAGGGTGAGATGATATTCATAAATATGAGTAAAGGTGAAATGTTCTTCGAAGAAAAACGTAACTGGAAAGAACCACTCTTTATCTTTGCTCCAACGTATATTGACTTCGCATCTGATAAACAGCTGCAAGAGCTCGAAACAATTTTTACTCGATACAATATAAAGATAAAATAG